The stretch of DNA GACCCACGCTTTTACCCAGCTCTGTCATTGAAATTCTTGCCTGATTTTGAAGATGGAAGAGGATTTGTTTGTCTACATGATCCACTCTGCATGCGCCTCCTTTAAATTAAAGGTATTTCAAAGAGAATTTGTTTTATTACTTTGTATAATCATCATAATGTATTGATTGTGATATGTAAAATAAACGATTTGATTTAATTATACAGAAACATTAGAAAGGGTGGCTGCCATTGAGCAGATATGATCTGGAAAAGAGAGAGAGCGAAGATTTACAAGCACGTATTGATGAAGTCATTGACCGTACACTTGCCGAAAAAAGGTTGGTTGGTACTGTTGTCCAAGTTACGCTTAACGGAACGCCATGTTATAGCCGCGCTGCCGGATATGCGGACCGCGAACAAAACCGGTTCATGCAGGAAAATACGTTATTCCGCCTTGCTTCCGTATCCAAACCGATCGTTTCAACAGCTGCCCTGGTGCTAGTATCACAAGGACGCCTGAAGTTGGACGACCGTGTGGACAAATGGCTGCCCGAGTTTCGCCCCCGTTTGCCAGGCGGTGAATTTGCTGCTATTACCATCCGGCATTTGTTGACTCACACGGCAGGGCTGACCTATCGTTTCTTCCAGAAGGAACATGATTCATACGAGAATGCCGGAGTATCGGACGGTATGGATCAAGCTGGCATTTCATTGGAAGAAAATATGCGCCGTATTGCTTCCGCACCGCTCCTCTATATGCCGGGTACCCAGTGGAAGTATTCCATTGCAACGGATGTACTGGGTGCAGTCATCGCCAGATCTGCCGATACCACGCTAAACGAAGCGGTACGTACTCTGGTGACCGAGCCGCTTGGCATGAAGGATACCGCGTTTATTGCGGTCGATCCCTCAAGGCTTTCTGCGGCCTATGCGAACGATCTTCCCGAGCCGCGTCGATTGCTTGATTTTGACCAAATTCCATTTATAGAGGGTACTTCGGGTTTCCGGCTCGCTCCCGGCAGGGCGCTTGATGATACGGCATATCCGTCAGGAGGCGCTGGCATGGTTGGCAGTGCGGGCGACTTTATGCGGCTGTTGGAAACGTTGCGAAAAGGCGGAGCGCCTCTATTACCGGAGAGCCTGGTTAGAGAAATGACTACCAACCAGATTGGCGATCTTCCAATGGCCTTCTGGCCAGGGCGTGGATTCGGGCTGGGGTTTACCGTGCTGAAAGATCCGGCGGCCGCTCAAACTTCCGAATCGCCGGGAACTTGGCGCATGGGTGGGACTTATGGTCATTCCTGGTTCGTTGATCCTGTCAAGCAAATAAGCGTCGTGGCGTTTACCAATACTGCCCTGGAAGGAATGTCGGGCCAGTTTACGACAGATCTATGCGAAGCTGTTTATGATGGACTTGGGAAGTCATAAGGCGGGTTTGAAAGCGGAGCGAAGGGTAAGTGCTATTATCAGCGTGAATTAATGAAGAAGTGGGGCAGTGCCCCTGACCATTGGCCTGACCGAATCGCTGGCAGCGATTCGGTCAGGGTTCGATTACTTTAGATTGCGATAAAAGGTTTGATGCTCTCTTTCAGCGTAGATACCGGGCGGCCCAATAGCTGCTTCAGATCGCCCGAGGTTGAGGAAGTATCGATTTGGCTTAAAAAACTGTAAATCCAATTTTGAATCTGGGAGTCTTGACACAAGGAAATCGGTTTGCCTGCAAGATCGGATAGGGCCGCAGCCAGCTCTCTGAAGGTCCATGCGGCCGGGGCGGTGAGCTCATAGATTTTATTTTCATGGCCATGTCCGGAAAGAACTGCTGCAATGGCTGTGGCGAGATCAAGTCGGGTAACGGAGTTGAATTTCCAATCTCCCGGGTAAACGTTGAGTTTACCGTTAGCAATTGCGGCGTTGAGATCGAGCGTTCCTACAAAATCCATAAACAAGCCATTACGAAGAAAAGTATAAGGAATTCCGGTTGTACGAATCCCATGTTCAGTAGCTAAGTGCAGATGAGAAAGGGGGGCTGTACCATTTTCAGGAAAGGCGAAACTCGTATATAAAAAATGGCCAACTTTCGATCTTTTTGCCGATTCTATGACCTGGGCATGTTGGCGTAAACGAATGGTATCATCGTGATGCGGGCTTGAAATCAATAGCAACCGGGATGCTCCTGCAAATGCTTGCTCAAGGGAGTCAGGCTGGTCGTAGTCGCAAATACGAACTGAAATTCCCCGTTCCTCAAAGTGTTTCCCGGTCTCAACACGGCGAACACAAGCAACGATTCGGTTGGCTGGAACGTGTTGAAGAAGCTGATCTATAATCAAATTTCCTAACTTCCCACTGGCTCCTGTTATAACAATAGACACTGAAATTCAACCTTTCTGATGAGAGATTTTAGTTAAGGGCTTAACTAAATAGGCGAAAAGCAACATTACGCCCTTTTTAATTTGTGGAGTAAGGCAAGAAGTTGATTCAATTCCTGCTCATTTAGCACTTGCATTTTTTTCGCAATCTGTTGCCGATTCTCGGGTAAGTGCTGCAGTAAAAGACTTTGGCCTTCGCTTGTAATCGTAATGACCGATTTTCGGCCGTCCTTGGGATGGTGATCCCGGCGAATAAATCCTTCATTCTCCAAAGGACTGAGCAGTAGACTAATATTCGATTTGGTTACACCGATTTTTTGTGCGAGCTTCGAGGGAAGTAGGGTACCACCTTCCTTCATAAGTTCAACCAAAATCCGTATTCTGGCTCCATTCAACCCTTGGGCTTGCCAGTATTTTTCTGAAACATCGACTAACTTTGCCGTTGTTTCCACCAGTGCGAAGAAAACCTGGTTATGGAGCGGTAAATCAAGCACGTAATTTTGCAGGTCCTTCATACAGCTCACATCCTTATATAGTTAAGTGCTTAACTAAAATCAATTTACTGAATGTCACGATATTTGTCAAGGATACAGAAGTCCGCCCGGTATTAATCGAAAAATGAGTGAATAACTTGGCTAAGAGAAGACTGAGAATCTGGAGGACGCCGAACGTTTGGTTCGAAATACTGGTTGATTACAACAAAGACCGTTCCAGAAAAAACTTGGCGATCTGTCGCCAGACTAGTACCGGCAGCAGATCGCCGCTTGAGATTATTCTACTTTACCTTAGATTGTTTTTAGCAAATTACCGTCAATGACATAATCCGATCCTGTAATCATGGAAGCCTGCTCGGATGCAAGGAAAACAGTCAGGTTCGCGATGTCTTCCGGTTGGGCAAATCGTCCTAAGGTGATGCCGGCCATGGCGGGAAGCTTTTCCATAATGTCTTCTGAAGTCATTCCCGCAGCTGCGCCAACCGATTTAGCAAGTCCGCTTTCCGAATGATTCCACAGTGGTGTTACCACTGGGCCTGGCGAGATGGAATTTACTCTAATTTGGCGCGGACCAAATTCCCCGGCCAGCATTTTGGTTAGATTGTTCAGAGCTGCTTTGGTTGTGCCGTATATAGGCAGCAGCAATTCAGGCATTTGTGCGTTGATCGAAGAGATGTTGACAATGGAGCCGGAATTCTGCTCAATAATGTGGGGCAAGGCTGCTTGCGTAAGACGAACGACACTAAATAAGTTCAAGTTATAGAGCTGTTCCCATTCTTCGCTAGGTGTTGCCAGAAAACCTTGGCCTCTCCGCTGATCAATTGCTCCAACATTGTTAATTAAAATGTCAATCCTGCCGAAGGCCTCAACCAGCTTCTGAGAGAGTTCATCTGTATCGCGCGCGGTATTAACATCTATCGCTAAATGCTTGACTTGATGATTTTGGATGAGCAGATCCAGCTCTTCTGTAAGCGAACGGCTGATTGCGATTACTTTTGCGCCTTCCTCGGCGAATCTTTTCACAATGGCCAGTCCGATTCCTTTGCTTGCTCCAGATACTACGGCTACCTTATCGGTCAATTTCAAATCCATGATTGGTCCTCCTGTTTCTGTAAGAATTTTAATTGTGTACTCTTTGAAGCTTGTCGAATTAATATATATGATACCATTCAATTGTCATATTTTATGATATAAATCCGAAAACTCAACATCATTCTAGATGGCATTTTCGAGAGAATTGACAATATAATTATAATTTCTATATATTTTAAGTACTAAATTAAATGGAGTGTTGTCATGAGCATCAAAGACCGGGAAGAAGCCATTCACAACGTTATGAATCAGATGGCCGGTGTTCAACAAAAGTCGCAAGCTTTCATTGAACGGATCATTAAGCCAGGTTCGCTGACCCAAAACCAGATTATGCTGCTTATTCAGCTTCGTCTTTCGGGAAGCCTGACGATTACGGATGTAGCCGAATGGTTTGCCGTTACGCCCGGAGCCGCTTCTTCGATGTGTGACAAGCTGGAGGATCTCGGTCTTCTGCAAAGAATGCGGACAAGGGAAGATCGCCGGGTCGTCACGATCGTGCTCACGGAACAAGGCGAACAACGGATTCTTGATCTGTTCAGCGATTTTGAGGCTTCGGAACTTACGAAAATCTCCGAGACACTAGAAAAAATATATCACCTGATGGCAGAAATCGCGCATTAAGCTGCACCGCTAATATGGAATACAATTGAAAGTACTGCACACCAAACTCACCGGTGTCAGTACTTTTTTGCTGAGGAAACTAATTTATTTTATTGAATATAATTTATAGTTGATATATATTTTAATTATTAAAATAAATCTGTGCGAAGGGAGAGTGGTACGGTGCAGCATGATCAGGATATTCTGGATGCATTAAACGGAACACCTCTGAAAGTAAAAGGTTCGCTTACCAAAAGGGAAGGTGTGCGTAGGAACTCCGTGGAGGTCGTCGGTTATTTGCGCGTGCTGGGCAGTATGATCACATCTAAGTTGAAAGTGCTCGGGGATTGTTCGATCCGAAACCATTGCCAGGCCATGCAGGTGGAGAATCTGGGAAGCTTGCGGGTTCACTGCCTTCAAGCCGGCCGGGTGACTTCATTAGGTTATTTATCCGTTTCGCAAAAAGCTGCAGCAAAAAGTTTTCAGGCCGAGGGAGCTGTGCGGATAGAAAGCCTGATGGCCGCGGAATCGATTGATATTAGGTTCGGTGCAGGGGGTTACCGTTACACTGTACCAGACAGAGGCGAAGCTCGTTTGTGGAGAAGAGATCATAATCGGACCAGGCTGATCCAGGAGGTCCGTTATAGTAAAAGTCTTCAAACCGATCCGGGTTCGAATGTCGAAAACGCCGTACTGCTGGAAGAGTAGGAGGGAGCTCGTTGAAATATATCTATAAAGGGCTGATCGGATTGTTTTGCATCCCTATTCTTAGCGTGTGGTTTGCAGGAAGTCTGATTTGCTCAGTGACTGCTGTCATTGCAGGGTTTCTACGTACCTTTGGGATTGGGGGAATCGGCATGACCATCTATCCCGGGTTATCTGTGCCGGAATCTCTCAGCCTCCCTTTTGGGTTATGCCTGGCTGCTGTGTTGTTGATTTCATTCTATTATACCAGGCGTTTCCTTCGGAGATGTCTCCTATACTTACGAACACCATAACGATTTCTTCGGAAATTAAACATCAACGCAGCCTGGTAAGGGTTGCGTTATTTTACAATTCAGACAGTATCACCTATCCTCCCGGAATCGCCCCGAAAAGAATGATATTTACAAACCGATGGTCGGTTTATATAATGAGGTTATTATATAAGATGAATTTGAAAAATGACATCAGGATAAGGAGTAGC from Paenibacillus sophorae encodes:
- a CDS encoding serine hydrolase domain-containing protein, producing the protein MSRYDLEKRESEDLQARIDEVIDRTLAEKRLVGTVVQVTLNGTPCYSRAAGYADREQNRFMQENTLFRLASVSKPIVSTAALVLVSQGRLKLDDRVDKWLPEFRPRLPGGEFAAITIRHLLTHTAGLTYRFFQKEHDSYENAGVSDGMDQAGISLEENMRRIASAPLLYMPGTQWKYSIATDVLGAVIARSADTTLNEAVRTLVTEPLGMKDTAFIAVDPSRLSAAYANDLPEPRRLLDFDQIPFIEGTSGFRLAPGRALDDTAYPSGGAGMVGSAGDFMRLLETLRKGGAPLLPESLVREMTTNQIGDLPMAFWPGRGFGLGFTVLKDPAAAQTSESPGTWRMGGTYGHSWFVDPVKQISVVAFTNTALEGMSGQFTTDLCEAVYDGLGKS
- a CDS encoding SDR family oxidoreductase, with protein sequence MSIVITGASGKLGNLIIDQLLQHVPANRIVACVRRVETGKHFEERGISVRICDYDQPDSLEQAFAGASRLLLISSPHHDDTIRLRQHAQVIESAKRSKVGHFLYTSFAFPENGTAPLSHLHLATEHGIRTTGIPYTFLRNGLFMDFVGTLDLNAAIANGKLNVYPGDWKFNSVTRLDLATAIAAVLSGHGHENKIYELTAPAAWTFRELAAALSDLAGKPISLCQDSQIQNWIYSFLSQIDTSSTSGDLKQLLGRPVSTLKESIKPFIAI
- a CDS encoding MarR family winged helix-turn-helix transcriptional regulator gives rise to the protein MKDLQNYVLDLPLHNQVFFALVETTAKLVDVSEKYWQAQGLNGARIRILVELMKEGGTLLPSKLAQKIGVTKSNISLLLSPLENEGFIRRDHHPKDGRKSVITITSEGQSLLLQHLPENRQQIAKKMQVLNEQELNQLLALLHKLKRA
- a CDS encoding SDR family NAD(P)-dependent oxidoreductase, with product MDLKLTDKVAVVSGASKGIGLAIVKRFAEEGAKVIAISRSLTEELDLLIQNHQVKHLAIDVNTARDTDELSQKLVEAFGRIDILINNVGAIDQRRGQGFLATPSEEWEQLYNLNLFSVVRLTQAALPHIIEQNSGSIVNISSINAQMPELLLPIYGTTKAALNNLTKMLAGEFGPRQIRVNSISPGPVVTPLWNHSESGLAKSVGAAAGMTSEDIMEKLPAMAGITLGRFAQPEDIANLTVFLASEQASMITGSDYVIDGNLLKTI
- a CDS encoding MarR family winged helix-turn-helix transcriptional regulator is translated as MSIKDREEAIHNVMNQMAGVQQKSQAFIERIIKPGSLTQNQIMLLIQLRLSGSLTITDVAEWFAVTPGAASSMCDKLEDLGLLQRMRTREDRRVVTIVLTEQGEQRILDLFSDFEASELTKISETLEKIYHLMAEIAH